The following proteins come from a genomic window of Solwaraspora sp. WMMA2065:
- a CDS encoding glycoside hydrolase family 15 protein, with product MPDIASYGLLSDCQGAALLSADGSVDWWCPARFDAPSVFARLLDPDAGHWSISPVDGHRTARRYLADTMVLQTDFRTADGELRLTDALALGPGERGHRIGDASPHVLLRRVEVLTGTVQVDVDLVVRPEYGRVVPVVTGDDGRIELVGGSDRLILTGDPLPAELSVGVDRITGRLTLTAGQTVRFALRHLRADDTAPPADDQRYTVDDTVAGWRSWADEHHSYQGLYQEQVRRSALVLQALTYQPTGAVVAAPTSSLPEEVGGGANWDYRYAWLRDGAFTMQALWVAACPDEAHRFFDWIADSVGELPTDQPVPIMFGVGGERDLTEHDLEHLRGYRGSTPVRVGNDAWRQRQLDVLGEVMHGAWILRDRLGDLATGTVHLLRGLADRACRTWSQPDSGIWEGREGERHYLTSKLMCWVALDRAIGLAPTLHAERDVDRWHRTREQIRTAILDEGWSDRRQAFTGAFGSDHLDAGVLIMPIMGFLPGTDHRVVATIDAIEADLTHDGLVQRWTGGEDEGAFLICSYWLAEALALAGRRDRARQVFDAATGCANDLGLLAEEVDRRDGTLIGNFPQGLSHIGLINAAWTLSRTGEASQPPGPPVG from the coding sequence ATGCCCGACATTGCCAGCTACGGGCTCCTGAGTGACTGCCAGGGAGCGGCGTTACTGTCCGCGGACGGCTCCGTCGACTGGTGGTGCCCGGCCCGGTTCGACGCGCCGAGCGTCTTCGCCCGGCTGCTCGACCCCGACGCCGGACACTGGTCCATCTCCCCGGTCGACGGGCACCGCACCGCCCGCCGCTACCTGGCGGACACCATGGTGCTGCAGACCGACTTCCGGACCGCCGACGGCGAGCTGCGGCTCACCGACGCGCTCGCGCTCGGCCCCGGCGAACGCGGTCACCGCATCGGCGACGCCTCGCCGCACGTACTGCTGCGCCGGGTCGAGGTCCTGACCGGCACCGTGCAGGTCGACGTCGACCTGGTGGTGCGGCCCGAGTACGGCCGGGTCGTTCCGGTGGTGACCGGCGACGACGGGCGGATCGAGCTGGTCGGCGGCAGTGACCGGCTGATCCTGACCGGCGACCCGCTGCCGGCCGAACTGTCCGTCGGGGTGGACCGGATCACCGGCCGGCTCACCCTCACCGCCGGACAGACCGTACGGTTCGCGCTGCGGCACCTGCGCGCCGACGACACCGCGCCGCCGGCCGACGACCAGCGGTACACCGTGGACGACACCGTCGCCGGCTGGCGGTCCTGGGCCGACGAGCACCACAGCTACCAGGGGCTCTACCAGGAACAGGTACGGCGCAGCGCGCTGGTGCTACAGGCGCTGACCTACCAGCCGACCGGTGCGGTGGTGGCCGCGCCGACCAGCTCGCTGCCCGAGGAGGTCGGCGGCGGCGCGAACTGGGACTACCGGTACGCCTGGCTGCGCGACGGGGCGTTCACCATGCAGGCGCTGTGGGTGGCCGCCTGCCCCGACGAAGCGCACCGGTTCTTCGACTGGATCGCCGACTCGGTCGGTGAGCTGCCCACCGACCAGCCGGTGCCGATCATGTTCGGGGTCGGCGGCGAGCGGGATCTGACCGAGCACGATCTGGAGCACCTGCGCGGCTACCGGGGTTCGACGCCGGTACGGGTCGGCAACGACGCCTGGCGACAGCGGCAGCTCGACGTACTCGGCGAGGTGATGCACGGTGCCTGGATCCTGCGCGACCGGCTCGGCGACCTGGCGACGGGCACCGTACATCTGCTCCGGGGCCTTGCCGACCGGGCCTGCCGCACCTGGTCCCAGCCGGACTCCGGGATCTGGGAGGGTCGGGAGGGCGAACGCCACTACCTCACCTCGAAGCTGATGTGCTGGGTTGCGCTGGACCGGGCCATCGGGCTGGCACCGACGCTGCACGCCGAGCGCGACGTCGACCGTTGGCACCGGACCCGGGAACAGATCCGCACGGCGATCCTCGACGAAGGTTGGAGCGACCGGCGCCAGGCGTTCACCGGCGCGTTCGGCTCCGACCATCTCGACGCCGGGGTCCTGATCATGCCGATCATGGGGTTCCTGCCTGGCACCGACCACAGGGTGGTCGCCACGATCGACGCCATCGAGGCGGACCTGACCCACGACGGCCTGGTCCAGCGGTGGACCGGCGGAGAGGACGAAGGAGCCTTCCTGATCTGCTCCTACTGGCTGGCCGAGGCCCTCGCGTTGGCCGGCCGGCGCGACCGGGCCCGCCAGGTCTTCGACGCGGCCACCGGATGCGCGAACGATCTCGGTCTGCTCGCCGAGGAGGTGGACCGCCGCGACGGCACCCTGATCGGCAACTTTCCGCAGGGGCTGTCACACATCGGCCTGATCAACGCGGCGTGGACGCTGTCCCGGACCGGGGAGGCGTCGCAACCCCCGGGCCCACCCGTCGGGTGA
- a CDS encoding peptidase inhibitor family I36 protein, which translates to MTPPTRIRRRTPRLSRRLAPAVLAVAALATGLQPGVAAAGPTAVQSRVDAYLATHPGGSQISQTDIAYSGGVFIVSVARPAGIAPLAGPDCPGGWFCFYDGTNYTYPRGRLSDCGWQDLGHWGWRNRTESVHYNLNYGSTTFLDETGPTDTKLFVVDTARRTMPDVSPHRNRADYVYRACS; encoded by the coding sequence ATGACGCCACCCACCCGGATCCGTCGCCGGACCCCGCGCCTGAGTCGGCGGTTGGCGCCCGCCGTACTGGCCGTCGCCGCACTGGCCACCGGCCTGCAGCCCGGCGTCGCCGCGGCCGGCCCCACCGCCGTCCAGTCCCGGGTGGACGCCTATCTTGCTACCCACCCCGGCGGCAGCCAGATCAGCCAGACCGACATCGCCTACTCCGGCGGGGTGTTCATCGTCAGCGTTGCCCGCCCCGCCGGAATCGCGCCGCTCGCCGGGCCGGACTGCCCGGGTGGCTGGTTCTGCTTCTACGACGGCACCAACTACACCTATCCACGGGGCCGGCTCAGTGACTGCGGATGGCAGGACCTCGGCCACTGGGGGTGGCGCAACCGGACCGAGTCCGTGCACTACAACCTCAACTACGGCAGCACCACGTTCCTCGACGAGACCGGCCCGACCGACACTAAACTCTTCGTGGTCGACACGGCCCGCCGGACCATGCCCGACGTCTCACCGCACCGCAACCGGGCCGACTACGTCTACCGCGCGTGCAGCTGA
- a CDS encoding trypsin-like serine protease, whose protein sequence is MSRTLASRLATAALTLAVTAGLGLAAAGPAGAVANGKVVPDGRYQFSVKLTMTGIPTADGGRRNSACSGALIDPQWVVTAGHCFRTFDGVRVDRPVADLTTATVGRADLTGDGGQVATVIAVRQSPTNDLALAKLDQPVRGIKPIALAHRPPRVGALVRLTGYGADTSVDPVPSTVLRTGLFAVTEVADSTIGVTGRYPHPDTSACAYDSGAPYFVERGRRGPALVSVESFGPDCPHSDVETTSRVDNITDWIRQAIRG, encoded by the coding sequence GTGTCCCGTACCCTCGCCTCCCGCCTGGCCACGGCGGCGCTCACGCTGGCCGTGACGGCCGGCCTCGGCCTGGCCGCCGCCGGGCCGGCCGGCGCCGTCGCCAACGGCAAGGTCGTCCCCGACGGCAGGTACCAGTTCTCGGTGAAGCTGACGATGACCGGGATCCCGACGGCCGACGGCGGCCGCCGCAACAGCGCCTGCTCCGGAGCCCTCATCGATCCGCAGTGGGTGGTCACCGCCGGGCACTGCTTCCGGACCTTCGACGGCGTACGGGTCGACCGCCCGGTCGCCGACCTGACCACCGCGACGGTCGGCCGGGCGGACCTCACCGGCGACGGCGGCCAGGTCGCCACCGTGATCGCGGTACGCCAGTCGCCCACCAACGACCTGGCGCTGGCAAAGCTGGACCAGCCGGTACGCGGCATAAAGCCGATCGCCCTGGCCCACCGGCCGCCGCGGGTCGGTGCTCTCGTCCGGCTAACCGGATACGGCGCCGACACGTCGGTCGACCCGGTGCCGTCGACCGTGCTGCGAACCGGGCTGTTCGCCGTCACCGAGGTCGCCGACTCGACCATCGGCGTGACCGGTCGGTACCCGCACCCGGACACCAGCGCCTGCGCGTACGACTCCGGTGCCCCGTACTTCGTCGAGCGGGGTCGCCGCGGTCCGGCGCTGGTGTCGGTGGAGAGCTTCGGCCCGGACTGCCCGCACTCCGACGTCGAGACGACGTCGCGGGTCGACAACATCACCGACTGGATCCGCCAGGCGATCCGGGGCTGA
- a CDS encoding RNA polymerase sigma factor: MDAEDAAELDAWLGEQVSQHHALLWTVLFQRLDDTRVAEALLQETFVRAWLHRRDGHRIRHPRAWLYRLARRLAEERLDKDPRSQQARRTTALTLVVSNDGEPGASVLRQDVARFGRRLSVKDRECLLLTSYGVSTADIAAMLRMTPAAVRRSLHRTRRALHKLRDKVQGRRTRRIPARHGKD, encoded by the coding sequence GTGGATGCAGAGGATGCGGCAGAACTCGATGCATGGCTCGGGGAACAGGTGAGTCAGCATCATGCGCTGCTGTGGACGGTACTGTTTCAGCGCCTCGATGACACCAGAGTCGCCGAAGCACTTCTGCAGGAGACATTCGTCCGGGCCTGGCTGCACCGTCGGGACGGTCACCGGATCCGGCATCCGCGGGCGTGGCTCTACCGGCTGGCCCGACGACTGGCCGAGGAACGTCTCGACAAGGACCCTCGCAGCCAGCAGGCCCGGCGTACCACCGCACTGACCCTGGTGGTCAGCAACGACGGCGAACCCGGCGCCAGCGTCCTGCGTCAGGACGTGGCCCGGTTCGGCCGACGGCTCAGCGTCAAGGACCGGGAGTGCCTGCTGCTGACCAGCTACGGCGTCAGCACGGCCGACATCGCCGCCATGTTGCGGATGACCCCGGCAGCGGTACGGCGGTCGCTACACCGGACCCGCCGCGCGTTGCACAAGCTACGGGACAAGGTGCAGGGCCGGCGTACCCGGCGCATCCCGGCCAGACATGGGAAGGACTGA
- a CDS encoding SpoIIE family protein phosphatase — translation MTQVAGEPARWRHRTGRLGRSALIALCVAAAYALGSGCAWLLFHASAVGAVFFPPAGVTLGALVLARRRHWPWILGAVGLTEFGIDLWQGIGPPVALGFALTNVAEPLVGAAGLRWLRPGRIDLTRYRDAAAFLLYPVGIGPLVGAVIGATTSAVGTGGAWWPALGRFWAGDGLAVLTLGAALVGLDAIRGRVRPWQLVRGGTALAGTGALTVIGFWPREVPLSYLPVPVLLAVGFLGRVATVGAAGFVMAFAANLLSAAGHGPWSVLAGQPRLEAASLQIYLAVVVLGAWALAIAVAQRDRAQAESRREVAARRRLQALQDVTAGLATSATSDQVIRVLVDRGVGLVADHGAVALTDLAGGSVRSWPTAALADQVAGGFATFPLDGSDRLPVVDVVRTGRPVQLPTRAALDARYPALADAHARTGTRSLLAVPVKVGDRCLGALAFAFRRDDAITPEVVSIARTLAELAGQAVDRAAMYESEHAAAHQLQRALLPQISPDLPGVTAAVGYRPAEHGRDVGGDWYDVFELPGNRVGIAVGDVVGHGLSSAITMGRLQQSLRSVAQTGASPVEVLEALDTACQTIDGADFATVGYAEYSPTDRLLTYACAGHLPPLLVAGGDSRYLTDARSLPLRLTAQPRTQAQIAVPDSAMLVWYSDGLVERRGQVIDAGLDRLGRAAAGLSGTEPQVWCDRLLDAMTDGQVITDDTVVACVHLDGLPTGTDGSPVLRLTLTSPADLSAARRALRDWSAGNDLTPDQADALLATCNEALINSLEHAYHGRPGGPVALQVMLLDRQQVRIEVTDRGHWRGHSHDGSDRGRGLDLINRMARRLVLDLSGAGTRVTITLPGR, via the coding sequence TTGACACAGGTCGCCGGCGAGCCGGCACGCTGGCGACACCGGACCGGGCGGCTGGGCCGGTCGGCGCTGATCGCGCTCTGCGTCGCTGCCGCGTACGCACTCGGCTCCGGCTGCGCCTGGCTGCTGTTCCACGCCTCGGCCGTCGGCGCGGTGTTCTTTCCGCCGGCCGGGGTGACCCTCGGCGCGCTGGTGCTGGCCCGCCGCCGACACTGGCCGTGGATCCTCGGTGCCGTCGGTCTCACCGAGTTCGGCATCGACCTGTGGCAGGGGATCGGCCCGCCGGTCGCACTCGGCTTCGCCCTCACCAACGTCGCCGAACCGCTGGTCGGTGCCGCCGGGCTGCGATGGCTGCGGCCGGGCCGGATCGACCTGACCCGGTACCGCGACGCGGCGGCGTTCCTGCTCTACCCGGTGGGCATCGGCCCGTTGGTCGGCGCGGTGATCGGGGCCACGACCAGCGCGGTCGGCACCGGTGGCGCCTGGTGGCCGGCGTTGGGCCGGTTCTGGGCCGGCGACGGGCTCGCGGTGCTCACCCTCGGCGCCGCCCTGGTCGGCCTAGACGCGATCCGCGGCCGGGTCCGACCCTGGCAGCTGGTCCGGGGCGGTACGGCGTTGGCCGGCACCGGGGCGTTGACCGTCATCGGTTTCTGGCCCCGGGAGGTGCCGCTGTCCTACCTGCCGGTGCCGGTGCTGCTCGCGGTCGGCTTCCTGGGCCGGGTGGCGACCGTCGGGGCCGCCGGATTCGTGATGGCGTTCGCCGCGAATCTGCTCAGCGCCGCCGGGCACGGGCCGTGGTCGGTGCTGGCCGGGCAGCCCCGGCTGGAGGCGGCGTCGCTGCAGATCTACCTGGCGGTGGTGGTGCTCGGCGCCTGGGCGCTGGCGATCGCGGTGGCGCAACGGGACCGGGCGCAGGCCGAGTCGCGTCGTGAGGTGGCTGCCCGCCGCCGGTTGCAGGCGCTGCAGGACGTCACCGCCGGGCTGGCCACCTCCGCGACGTCCGACCAGGTGATCCGGGTGCTGGTCGACCGGGGCGTCGGCCTGGTCGCCGACCACGGCGCGGTCGCGCTCACCGATCTGGCCGGCGGCTCGGTCCGAAGCTGGCCGACGGCGGCCCTCGCGGACCAGGTCGCCGGAGGCTTCGCCACGTTCCCGCTCGACGGGTCGGACCGGTTGCCGGTCGTCGACGTGGTCCGGACCGGCCGGCCGGTCCAACTGCCGACCCGGGCGGCGCTGGACGCTCGTTACCCCGCGCTCGCCGACGCCCACGCTCGCACCGGCACCCGCAGTCTGCTGGCGGTGCCGGTCAAGGTCGGCGACCGGTGCCTCGGTGCGCTGGCGTTCGCGTTTCGTCGGGACGACGCGATCACCCCGGAGGTGGTTTCGATCGCCCGTACCCTCGCCGAACTCGCTGGCCAGGCCGTCGACCGGGCAGCCATGTACGAGTCCGAGCACGCCGCCGCGCACCAGTTGCAACGGGCGTTGCTGCCGCAGATCTCGCCGGACCTGCCGGGCGTCACGGCCGCCGTGGGCTACCGGCCGGCGGAGCACGGCCGCGACGTGGGCGGCGACTGGTACGACGTGTTCGAGCTGCCCGGCAACCGGGTGGGTATCGCGGTCGGAGACGTCGTCGGCCACGGGTTGTCGTCGGCGATCACCATGGGCCGGCTGCAGCAGTCGCTGCGCTCGGTGGCGCAGACCGGTGCGTCGCCGGTCGAGGTGCTGGAGGCGCTGGACACCGCCTGCCAGACGATCGACGGGGCCGACTTCGCCACCGTCGGGTACGCCGAGTACAGCCCCACCGACCGGCTGCTCACCTACGCCTGCGCCGGTCATCTGCCGCCGCTGCTGGTGGCCGGCGGGGACAGCCGCTACCTGACCGACGCCCGGTCGCTGCCGCTGCGGCTGACCGCGCAGCCCCGGACCCAGGCCCAGATCGCGGTGCCCGACTCGGCGATGCTGGTCTGGTACTCCGACGGGCTGGTGGAGCGGCGTGGTCAGGTGATCGACGCCGGGTTGGACCGACTCGGCCGGGCCGCCGCCGGGTTGTCCGGCACCGAGCCACAGGTCTGGTGCGACCGGCTGTTGGACGCGATGACCGACGGCCAGGTGATCACCGACGACACGGTGGTGGCCTGCGTACATCTGGACGGGCTGCCCACCGGCACGGACGGCTCCCCGGTGCTGCGGCTGACCCTGACCTCCCCCGCCGACCTGTCCGCCGCGCGCCGGGCACTGCGGGACTGGTCCGCGGGCAACGACCTCACTCCGGATCAGGCCGACGCACTGCTGGCCACCTGCAACGAAGCCTTGATCAACTCGTTGGAGCACGCCTACCACGGGCGTCCGGGCGGCCCGGTCGCACTGCAGGTGATGCTGCTCGACCGGCAGCAGGTCCGGATCGAGGTCACCGACCGGGGACATTGGCGGGGTCACTCGCACGACGGGTCCGACCGGGGACGCGGGCTCGATCTGATCAACAGGATGGCCCGCCGGCTGGTGCTCGACCTCTCCGGTGCCGGCACCCGGGTGACCATCACCCTGCCCGGCCGGTAG
- a CDS encoding glycosyltransferase, producing the protein MPRRRVLVFSIPNEGHLNILKRLIRRHRAEDSFRLVLVDRQTTVPRLGDLAGSTVALPGCREFRNTPADRVFDRAYRLFGECLAVARAYRPDLVLYDFCAIEGALVARWLGVPAWCSVPGLVGPMTDAGYLRHCLTAPPNTAALDALDRRYGVTLDPATVELVSNCLHLPAEQNILWSYRAVTPPDFRDNRAAVGYRFAGYLSDGWPSRNRPDSQDGRGTGRQRRGTGPARSVVYLSFGTEVLDNLWYAEPELVGALRRCVAGLARHWSSPEVTVVFPTRGRRILDRYPANWVIRHAVDQQRVLSRADVFVTHGGSNSFHEAILTRVPMVVVPFFGDQPLVARQAARLGIGISLDAGACTGRDAAYRLLDVGCADRIAAAVWRILDDRRYRANLAGLNLTAVAALAPTDARRPVTRRVGPGVATPPRSGTASTPR; encoded by the coding sequence ATGCCGCGACGACGGGTGCTCGTATTCAGCATCCCCAACGAGGGACACCTCAACATTCTCAAACGGCTGATCCGCCGGCACCGGGCCGAGGACAGCTTCCGCCTGGTGCTCGTCGACCGGCAGACCACCGTGCCCCGGCTGGGTGACCTGGCCGGGTCGACCGTCGCTCTGCCGGGTTGCCGCGAGTTCCGCAACACCCCGGCGGACCGGGTGTTCGACCGGGCGTACCGGTTGTTCGGCGAATGCCTGGCGGTGGCCCGCGCCTACCGTCCCGACCTGGTGCTGTACGACTTCTGCGCGATCGAGGGCGCACTGGTCGCCCGTTGGCTGGGCGTGCCGGCGTGGTGCTCGGTGCCGGGACTGGTCGGGCCGATGACGGACGCCGGATACCTCCGGCACTGTCTGACGGCACCGCCGAACACGGCGGCACTGGACGCTCTGGACCGGCGGTACGGCGTCACGCTCGACCCGGCCACGGTGGAACTCGTCTCGAACTGTCTGCATCTGCCGGCCGAGCAGAACATCCTCTGGTCGTACCGTGCGGTCACGCCGCCCGACTTCCGGGACAACCGCGCGGCGGTCGGCTACCGCTTCGCCGGCTACCTCTCCGACGGCTGGCCGTCCCGGAACCGGCCGGACAGCCAGGACGGCCGGGGCACAGGCCGGCAGCGCCGGGGCACCGGACCGGCCCGGTCGGTCGTCTACCTGTCCTTCGGCACCGAGGTGCTGGACAACCTCTGGTACGCCGAGCCGGAACTGGTCGGCGCGCTGCGTCGGTGCGTCGCGGGTCTGGCCCGGCACTGGTCCTCGCCGGAGGTGACGGTGGTGTTCCCGACCCGGGGCCGCCGTATTCTGGACCGCTACCCGGCGAACTGGGTGATCCGGCACGCCGTCGACCAGCAGCGGGTGCTCAGCCGGGCCGACGTGTTCGTCACCCACGGGGGCAGCAACAGCTTCCACGAGGCGATCCTCACCAGGGTGCCGATGGTCGTCGTGCCGTTCTTCGGCGATCAGCCGCTGGTCGCCCGGCAGGCGGCCCGGCTCGGCATCGGGATCAGCCTCGACGCGGGTGCCTGCACCGGGCGGGACGCCGCGTACCGGTTGTTGGATGTCGGCTGCGCCGACCGAATCGCCGCTGCGGTGTGGCGGATTCTCGACGATCGACGGTACCGGGCGAACCTCGCCGGCCTGAACCTGACGGCGGTGGCCGCACTGGCACCGACGGACGCCAGACGCCCGGTCACCCGACGGGTGGGCCCGGGGGTTGCGACGCCTCCCCGGTCCGGGACAGCGTCCACGCCGCGTTGA
- a CDS encoding VIT family protein, with amino-acid sequence MGEPHGNGISTRLNWLRAGVLGANDGIVSTAGLVVGVAGATIATGPVLTAGVAGVAAGAVSMALGEYVSVSSQRDSERALLAKERTELERFPEQELDELTALYVAKGLTVGTARMVAEELTAKDAFAAHADVELRIDPDSLANPWHAAAASAVAFTLGSLLPLIAILLPPPDARVAVTFAVVLLTLAVTGAVSARLGSANAGRAVVRLVAGGALAMAVTFAIGQFVGATVL; translated from the coding sequence GTGGGTGAACCGCACGGCAACGGGATCTCCACCCGGTTGAACTGGTTACGGGCCGGGGTGCTCGGTGCCAACGACGGCATCGTGTCGACGGCCGGTCTCGTCGTGGGGGTGGCCGGCGCGACCATCGCCACCGGCCCCGTCCTGACAGCGGGCGTCGCGGGGGTGGCGGCGGGCGCCGTCTCCATGGCCCTGGGTGAGTACGTGTCGGTGAGCAGCCAGCGTGACAGCGAACGGGCGCTGCTGGCGAAGGAGCGCACCGAGCTCGAACGGTTCCCCGAGCAGGAGTTGGACGAGCTGACCGCGCTCTACGTCGCGAAGGGTCTGACCGTCGGAACCGCCCGGATGGTAGCGGAGGAACTGACGGCGAAGGACGCCTTCGCCGCGCACGCTGACGTCGAGTTGCGGATCGACCCGGATTCGCTGGCCAACCCCTGGCACGCAGCCGCCGCCTCGGCGGTCGCTTTCACCCTCGGGTCACTGCTGCCGCTGATCGCGATCCTGCTGCCACCACCCGACGCGCGGGTGGCCGTGACGTTCGCCGTCGTGCTGCTCACACTCGCGGTGACGGGTGCGGTGAGCGCGAGACTGGGCTCTGCCAACGCGGGGCGGGCGGTGGTCAGACTCGTTGCCGGTGGTGCCCTGGCCATGGCCGTCACCTTCGCCATCGGGCAGTTCGTCGGCGCGACGGTGCTCTGA
- a CDS encoding glycoside hydrolase family 3 N-terminal domain-containing protein, which produces MTTQQPTVTRSRPSQQQADDLLGRMTLAEKAGLLFHPMIGIGPGGTLAPADPDAGLLAAEDLVLHHRISHVNLVGTAAPADLARWHNQLQDLAASTRLGVPVTVSTDPRHARSANPNTAALAGAFSTWPEPLGLAATGDPELVRRHADTVRREYLAVGIRAALHPQADVATDPRWPRVLGTFGEDPELVSRLTVAYLSGLQGPTFGPDSVAALVKHFPGGGPVRTGEDPHFRYGAEQAYPGGRLAAHLAPFVAAVRAGAAQVMLGYGLPVGTELPPVAFAFNHEVVTGLLRQQLGFTGVICADWGVLTDACFRGEDRPARAWGVEHLEPAQRLRAALHAGVDQFGGEARPDLVVDLVRSGQVTEDRIDESARRVLHDKLRLGLFEHRYVDPEHAAQVVGGPPARAAGLAAQRACVTLLRQAPPDSPARLPLAPGLRVYAEGPLRAALRGRWTVVSEPGQADVAVLRLAAPYERRPGPVEAYFHAGPLEFPAGALDRVLAVAAAVPTVVDVYLDRPAVLTPLADRVGTLLVSFGVEDTALVDVLAGEPAPTGRLPVDLPASQRAVLAGQPDAPFDDPDPLFRYGHGLTF; this is translated from the coding sequence GTGACCACCCAGCAGCCGACCGTCACCCGATCACGGCCATCGCAGCAGCAGGCGGACGACCTGTTGGGCCGGATGACCCTGGCGGAAAAAGCCGGCCTGCTGTTCCACCCGATGATCGGCATCGGTCCGGGCGGCACCCTCGCGCCGGCCGACCCGGACGCCGGCCTGCTCGCCGCCGAGGACCTCGTGCTGCACCACCGGATCAGCCACGTCAACCTGGTCGGCACTGCGGCACCGGCCGACCTTGCCCGCTGGCACAACCAGCTGCAGGACCTGGCCGCGTCGACCCGGCTCGGCGTACCGGTGACGGTCTCCACCGATCCCCGGCACGCCCGGTCCGCCAACCCCAACACGGCGGCGCTGGCCGGAGCCTTCTCCACCTGGCCGGAACCGCTGGGGCTGGCCGCCACCGGCGACCCGGAGCTGGTGCGAAGGCACGCCGACACCGTACGGCGGGAGTACCTGGCGGTCGGCATCCGGGCCGCGCTGCACCCGCAGGCGGACGTCGCCACGGACCCGCGCTGGCCACGGGTGCTGGGCACCTTCGGCGAGGACCCGGAGCTGGTCAGCCGGCTGACGGTGGCGTACCTGTCCGGGTTGCAGGGTCCGACGTTCGGACCGGACAGCGTCGCCGCGCTGGTCAAGCACTTCCCCGGCGGCGGCCCGGTGCGCACCGGCGAGGACCCCCATTTCCGGTACGGCGCCGAGCAGGCCTACCCGGGTGGCCGCCTCGCCGCCCACCTGGCGCCGTTCGTGGCGGCCGTCCGGGCCGGCGCCGCGCAGGTGATGCTCGGCTACGGGCTGCCGGTCGGCACCGAGCTGCCGCCGGTGGCGTTCGCCTTCAACCACGAGGTGGTGACCGGGCTGCTCCGCCAGCAGTTGGGTTTCACCGGGGTGATCTGCGCCGACTGGGGGGTGCTGACCGACGCCTGCTTCCGGGGCGAGGACCGGCCGGCCCGGGCCTGGGGCGTCGAACACCTCGAACCGGCGCAGCGGCTGCGTGCCGCGCTGCACGCCGGGGTGGACCAGTTCGGCGGCGAGGCCCGCCCGGACCTGGTGGTCGACCTGGTCCGCAGCGGCCAGGTCACCGAGGACCGGATCGACGAGTCGGCCCGTCGCGTCCTGCACGACAAGCTGCGGCTCGGCCTGTTCGAGCACCGCTACGTCGACCCGGAGCACGCCGCGCAGGTGGTCGGTGGCCCGCCGGCCCGTGCCGCCGGGCTGGCCGCCCAACGGGCCTGCGTGACGCTGCTGCGTCAGGCTCCGCCGGACAGCCCGGCCCGGCTGCCACTCGCCCCCGGCCTGCGGGTGTACGCCGAGGGCCCGCTGCGTGCCGCGCTGCGGGGCAGGTGGACGGTGGTGTCGGAGCCGGGTCAGGCGGACGTGGCGGTGCTGCGGCTGGCCGCACCGTACGAGCGGCGGCCCGGACCGGTGGAGGCGTACTTCCACGCCGGACCGTTGGAGTTCCCGGCGGGTGCGCTGGACCGGGTGCTGGCGGTCGCGGCAGCGGTGCCGACCGTCGTGGACGTCTACCTGGACCGGCCGGCGGTGCTCACCCCGCTCGCCGACCGGGTCGGCACGCTGCTGGTCAGCTTCGGCGTCGAGGACACCGCGCTGGTCGACGTACTCGCCGGGGAGCCGGCACCGACCGGCCGGCTACCCGTCGATCTGCCGGCCAGTCAACGGGCCGTGCTCGCCGGGCAGCCGGACGCCCCGTTCGACGACCCGGACCCGTTGTTCCGGTACGGCCACGGGCTGACGTTCTGA